A window from Candidatus Methylomirabilota bacterium encodes these proteins:
- a CDS encoding methyltransferase: MRALSLRRGQVVAEIGAGPGYFTPRLARAVGPSGHVYAVDPEAAVLDVLRRRLARARVQNVTPVLSRDDDPMLPRNRCDLAVIINVYHHMHGAGAFLRRLVSALSPGARVINVDWNEESEFGPPPKRRVPRARFLRDARRAGLRLIAEHRFLPHQYFFVLRRARHTSSR; encoded by the coding sequence GTGAGGGCGCTCAGCCTGCGTCGCGGGCAGGTGGTGGCCGAGATCGGCGCCGGCCCGGGGTACTTCACGCCGCGACTGGCGCGTGCCGTCGGTCCGTCGGGCCACGTCTACGCGGTGGACCCGGAGGCGGCCGTGCTCGACGTGCTGCGCCGGCGCCTGGCGCGCGCACGAGTGCAGAACGTCACGCCGGTGCTGAGCCGCGACGATGATCCGATGCTGCCACGTAACCGCTGTGATCTCGCGGTGATCATCAACGTCTACCATCACATGCACGGCGCCGGGGCGTTCCTGCGCCGGCTGGTGTCGGCGCTCTCCCCCGGCGCCCGGGTGATCAACGTCGACTGGAACGAGGAGTCGGAATTCGGGCCGCCGCCCAAGCGCCGCGTCCCCCGTGCGCGGTTCTTGCGCGACGCCCGCCGCGCCGGCCTGCGCCTGATCGCCGAGCACCGGTTCCTGCCGCACCAGTATTTCTTCGTGCTGCGTCGCGCCCGTCACACCTCTTCGAGATAG
- a CDS encoding LLM class flavin-dependent oxidoreductase — protein sequence MSAHWADMRAAALAAEDVGFDGLWTWDHLRDPDVHAGGPGVPEAWTVLTALAEVTRRVSLGPLVLNVANRQPGLLANMAATLQAVSGGRLLLGLGAGGSRRTPYAVEQAAIGQAVERDEVRAHRVVEAIGLIRRLWSGESGFLRPEPPPPIIVGGFGPRMAAIAGRHADGFNTQAVHPQLGDLVQRARDEHTASGRDASRFLVTVFAGLDKPWLRADSRARQSLERTGVHRLILLVPPPFDAGEIRQAGRLLTAPSGRKSYEA from the coding sequence ATGAGCGCCCACTGGGCCGACATGCGCGCCGCCGCGCTGGCCGCGGAGGACGTCGGCTTCGACGGGCTGTGGACCTGGGATCACCTGCGCGATCCCGACGTCCATGCCGGCGGCCCCGGCGTGCCGGAGGCGTGGACGGTGCTGACGGCGCTGGCCGAAGTCACGCGACGCGTCTCCCTCGGGCCGCTGGTGCTCAACGTGGCCAATCGCCAGCCGGGACTCCTGGCCAACATGGCGGCGACGCTTCAGGCGGTCTCGGGCGGGCGATTGCTCCTCGGGCTCGGCGCCGGCGGAAGTCGCCGCACTCCGTACGCCGTCGAGCAGGCGGCCATCGGCCAGGCGGTCGAGCGCGACGAGGTCCGCGCGCACCGTGTCGTCGAGGCGATCGGCCTCATCCGCCGGCTCTGGTCGGGCGAGTCGGGATTCCTCCGGCCCGAGCCTCCGCCGCCGATCATCGTGGGCGGCTTCGGCCCCCGCATGGCCGCGATCGCCGGCCGGCACGCGGACGGATTCAACACGCAGGCCGTGCATCCGCAGCTCGGCGATCTCGTCCAGCGCGCGCGCGACGAGCACACGGCGTCGGGCCGCGACGCATCGCGGTTCCTCGTGACGGTGTTCGCGGGGCTGGACAAGCCCTGGCTCCGGGCGGACTCGCGCGCGCGACAGTCGCTCGAGCGAACCGGCGTGCACCGCCTGATCTTGCTCGTCCCGCCGCCGTTCGACGCCGGCGAGATCCGACAAGCGGGACGGCTCCTCACCGCGCCGTCGGGGAGGAAGTCCTACGAAGCGTAG